The DNA segment TGCAGGAGGCCCTCGCCGAGGCGCTCCACGACCGCACCGCCGTGGTCATCGCCCACCGCCTCTCCACCGTCCGCGCCGCCGACCAGATCCTCGTCGTGGAGGCCGGCCGGATCGTCGAACGCGGCACCCACGACCAACTGCTCGCGGCCCGGGGCCGGTACGCCGAGCTGTACCGCACCCAGTTCGCCGGGAAGGACGGCGACACGGTTCCGGTGGCCTGAGCGGTCCCGGCGGATCGACCGCGTCACCGTGCTGGACGCCGCCCGCGCGAGGGCCCACCATTCCTCCCACGGACACGGGAGAGAGGGACCGGCGGGGATGAGCGGAACGCGGCGGACCGGCACGCAAGGCGGCCGCGGCGAGGGCCTGTTGCGGGTGCTCGCCGTGGACGACGAGGAACCCGCGCTCTCGGAGCTGCTGTATCTGCTCGACCAGGACCCCAGGGTCGGCAGCGTGCTGCCCGCGCTGGAGGCCACCGAGGCGCTGCGCACTCTCAGCCGGGCCGTCGAGGGCGGCGCGGACGCGGTCGACGTGGTCTTCCTCGACATCAACATGCCGGGCCTCAGCGGACTCGAACTGGCCCGGCTGCTGGGCGGGTTCGCCGCCCCGCCGCTCATCGTCTTCGTCACCGCGCACGAGGACTTCGCCGTCCGCGCCTTCGACCTCAAGGCCGTCGACTACCTCCTCAAGCCGCTGCGCGAGGAACGGTTCGCGGAGGCCGTGCGCCGGGTGGCCGAGCTGACCCACGCGGGACAGGGCCCCCGCGCCCAGCCCGCCGGGCCGCCCGGCGGGGGCCAGGTCCCGGTGGAACTGGGCGGGGTGACCCGGTTCGTGCCGGTCGCCGACATCGCCTACGCCGAGGCGCGCGGCGACTACGCCCGGCTGCACACCGGGCGCGGCAGCCACCTCGTCCGCGTTCCGCTGTCCACGCTGGAGGAGCAGTGGCGCACGCAGGGGTTCGTACGCATCCACCGCAGCCACCTGGTGGCGCTCGACCGGATCGAGGAACTGCGGCTCGACGGCGGCAACGTGACCGTGCGGGTCGGTGACCGCGTCCTTCCCGTCAGCCGTCGCAACGCCCGTGAACTGCGCGACCTGCTGGCCCGCCGGGCCACCGGCACCGCCGCACGCGCCCGCTGAGCCCGGCGCGCTGTGGCGACCCTGTGCCGAACGCGGCAGGACCCTGTCTCACCCCGGACGCGCTGCGTACACTCGCCGCAACAAGGTGATCACCGGGGTCTCGGGGGGTGCGTCATGGGTGCGCAACCCACCCCGCGCCGGGAGGTGGTCACCGGGGCTCCGGCCGGGCGCACACGGGCCGGGTACCCGGACTCCCTCGCTCATGACGACGTCGTGGTACGCAAGTTGATGCGGCGTCAGATGCGTGTCGGTCTCGTCGCGTGCTCCCTGCTCGCCCTGCCGCTGGGGCTGTTCCCCCTGCTGTTCCGGCTGTTGCCGGCCGGC comes from the Streptomyces seoulensis genome and includes:
- a CDS encoding LytR/AlgR family response regulator transcription factor, which translates into the protein MLRVLAVDDEEPALSELLYLLDQDPRVGSVLPALEATEALRTLSRAVEGGADAVDVVFLDINMPGLSGLELARLLGGFAAPPLIVFVTAHEDFAVRAFDLKAVDYLLKPLREERFAEAVRRVAELTHAGQGPRAQPAGPPGGGQVPVELGGVTRFVPVADIAYAEARGDYARLHTGRGSHLVRVPLSTLEEQWRTQGFVRIHRSHLVALDRIEELRLDGGNVTVRVGDRVLPVSRRNARELRDLLARRATGTAARAR